The nucleotide sequence GCTGGAGTCCAGTGGGTGCAGATTGATCTGGAGAAGACCTCAGCGATCTACGCCATTGTGTTATGGCACTTCCACGCGAATAACCGAGTCTATTTCGACGTGGTGGTGCAAGTCTCCGACGACCCCGGATTTACCGGGGAGGTCACGACCATCTACAACAACGATATTGACAACTCTGCCGGTCTTGGCGTCGGTAAAGATAAGGAGTACGTCGAGACGTACGAAGGCCGTTTGATCGACGCGAAAGGCGCGAAGGGCAGATATGTCCGCCTCTATTCACGCGGCAACACCACAGACAAAACCAATCACTACACGGAAGTGGAAGTGTTTGGAATTCCTTACCACTAGAAAGCCCTACGCCGGAAACACGGCGTCGACTTCTGCCAATTCCTTCTTCTTGAATTCGAGGTTATCCAGCGCCTTAACGCAATCGATAATCTGTTGCGGTGTGCGGGCACCGATTAGCGCACTGGTGACGCGTGGGTCACGCAGCGTCCAGGCGATCGCGAACTGCGCCATGGTCTGACCGCGCGCATCGGCAATCTTGGCTAAGCGCCGTACGCCATCGACAATCTTCGGGGTCACCTGGTTCTCCTGCAAGAAACCGTCGGGGTCAGCTGCACGGGAATCTTTTGGTATAGGCACGTTGGGATCGATGTATTTCGAAGTGAGCATGCCCTGGGCGAGCGGACTGAAGACGATCACGCCCGAACCGTGTTTCTCCGTATGTTTCCAAAGATCCTTCTCGCACCAGCGCGTGAGCATGTTGTAACAGGGCTGGTGAATCGTAATAGGAACCCAATCGTGCTTGGCCATAGTCTCCACGGCGCGCACGTAGTCCGCGCCGCGGTAATTGCTGATTCCCGCATAGAGCGCCTTGCCTTGACGCACGATCAGATCGAGCGCTCCCAGCGTTTCCTCGAGCGGCGTATTGGGATCGGGCCGGTGGTGGTAGAAGATATCGACATAGTCCAGCCCCAGACGTTTTAGCGATTGGTCGAGGCTGGCAACGAGGTACTTCTTGCTCCCCCACTCGCCGTACGGCCCGGGCCACATCAAGTAGCCTGCCTTGGACGAGATAATCAGCTCGTCACGATGACCCGCGAAATCCTCGCGCAGGATTTTCCCCACGCGTTCTTCCGCGCTTCCAGGTTCGGG is from Candidatus Hydrogenedentota bacterium and encodes:
- a CDS encoding aldo/keto reductase, whose protein sequence is MPFKSDRYDHMQYRRCGRTGLLLPAVSLGMWHNFGTRADHANCIDMMRTAFDLGITHFDLANNYGPEPGSAEERVGKILREDFAGHRDELIISSKAGYLMWPGPYGEWGSKKYLVASLDQSLKRLGLDYVDIFYHHRPDPNTPLEETLGALDLIVRQGKALYAGISNYRGADYVRAVETMAKHDWVPITIHQPCYNMLTRWCEKDLWKHTEKHGSGVIVFSPLAQGMLTSKYIDPNVPIPKDSRAADPDGFLQENQVTPKIVDGVRRLAKIADARGQTMAQFAIAWTLRDPRVTSALIGARTPQQIIDCVKALDNLEFKKKELAEVDAVFPA